From a region of the Thiorhodovibrio winogradskyi genome:
- a CDS encoding toxin-antitoxin system HicB family antitoxin, which yields MTTLNLTLPTSIQRHLQEMADLDGVPVDQFVMSAVTEKISALTAETYLRARAGRADTAAFLSILDRVPQRAPLAGDE from the coding sequence GTGACGACTTTGAATCTAACCCTGCCCACGTCTATTCAACGCCACCTACAGGAAATGGCTGACCTGGATGGCGTACCCGTTGATCAGTTTGTCATGAGCGCGGTGACCGAAAAAATTTCCGCGCTGACCGCTGAAACCTATCTGCGCGCCCGCGCCGGTCGCGCCGATACGGCGGCATTTCTGAGTATTCTGGATCGGGTGCCACAACGCGCGCCGCTGGCCGGCGACGAATGA
- a CDS encoding IS110 family RNA-guided transposase, whose translation MTTAAVQTPKTTLYLALELSNKTWKLCFSNGEKIRIKTIEARDLPALREQIEIAQGKLGLSADCVIESVYETGRDGFWIHRILESWGIHSRVVDSASIQVNRKKRRVKTDRVDVEALLVQLMRYLGGEKKALAVVNVPSAEAEDRMRVDRERERLIHERGAHSSRMKSLFVAQGLVIERLNDSLIENLDHLCTATGEPLGADLKEEIRREYQRYCLADEQIRAIEQEQKRRVEQATDAAYEQIARMLELKGIGWVSSWVLVMEFFSWRGFRNRQQLAACAGLTPTPYASGDDQRDQGISKAGNRRIRALMVELSWLWLRYQPDSALSRWYRERFAKGGKRMRRIGIVALARKLLIALWRYLEQGEIPDGAVLKAG comes from the coding sequence ATGACCACTGCCGCTGTCCAAACGCCGAAGACCACCCTCTATCTGGCCCTCGAGCTGAGCAACAAGACCTGGAAGCTTTGCTTCAGCAACGGCGAGAAGATCCGGATCAAGACCATCGAAGCGCGGGATCTTCCCGCGTTGCGCGAGCAGATCGAGATCGCCCAGGGGAAGCTTGGACTCAGCGCGGATTGTGTCATTGAAAGCGTTTACGAAACCGGGCGGGATGGCTTCTGGATTCATCGCATCTTGGAATCCTGGGGGATTCACAGCCGTGTGGTCGACTCGGCCAGCATCCAGGTCAACCGCAAGAAGCGGCGCGTGAAGACCGACCGGGTCGACGTCGAAGCCCTGCTGGTGCAGCTCATGCGTTATCTTGGCGGAGAGAAAAAAGCCCTCGCGGTGGTGAACGTCCCCAGTGCCGAGGCCGAGGATCGGATGCGAGTTGATCGCGAGCGCGAGCGGCTGATCCACGAACGTGGCGCCCACAGCTCACGGATGAAATCCCTGTTCGTCGCCCAAGGACTGGTCATCGAGCGCCTCAACGACTCGCTGATCGAAAACCTCGATCACCTATGCACCGCCACCGGCGAGCCCCTCGGCGCCGACCTCAAAGAAGAGATCCGCCGCGAATATCAGCGCTATTGCTTGGCTGATGAGCAAATCCGCGCCATCGAGCAAGAACAAAAGCGCCGCGTCGAGCAAGCCACCGACGCGGCCTATGAGCAAATCGCGCGCATGCTCGAGCTCAAAGGCATCGGCTGGGTTTCGAGCTGGGTCTTGGTCATGGAATTCTTCAGCTGGCGCGGCTTTCGCAACCGCCAGCAGCTGGCCGCCTGTGCCGGGCTGACCCCCACGCCCTATGCCAGTGGTGATGACCAGCGCGACCAAGGCATCAGCAAGGCTGGCAACCGACGCATCCGTGCCCTCATGGTCGAGCTGTCCTGGCTATGGCTGCGCTACCAGCCCGACAGCGCCCTGAGTCGCTGGTACCGCGAGCGCTTTGCCAAGGGCGGCAAACGCATGCGGCGCATCGGCATCGTCGCCCTGGCGCGCAAGCTGCTCATCGCCCTGTGGCGCTATCTCGAACAGGGCGAGATCCCGGACGGCGCGGTGCTCAAAGCCGGCTAA
- a CDS encoding class I SAM-dependent methyltransferase, whose product MIPPDTSPTPDSLFLWRTARTIQSSDLPRARAMARHALRTGFDRARMARALIGELCQSSIAKTRNPPHRAPTRFPWSLGLELGFPPARVPATPSLTNEAEQHHQAGRYREAAQCWQDVADLLQETTPERIYQCLGEAMTLNRQGWGGTREDNHTWGDCHKHDVLAWLHAQLGTEQYLEIGVDAGLSLARAPGRARGIDPRPDLLLQAPLSEQARILTCSSDAFFRDQAKTVLQQPPDLVFIDGMHLFEFALRDLINVERHAAPHTLVAIDDIYPCHPGILGTVYLTRRAPQLLKQRARRLKSIKLKVGEFQGQFTE is encoded by the coding sequence ATGATCCCGCCTGATACCTCGCCAACCCCAGACAGCCTCTTTCTCTGGCGCACCGCGCGGACGATTCAATCTAGCGACCTGCCGCGCGCTCGGGCGATGGCGCGCCACGCCCTGCGCACTGGCTTTGATCGTGCTCGCATGGCTCGCGCCCTGATCGGGGAGCTGTGCCAATCCAGTATCGCAAAAACCCGAAACCCCCCCCATCGCGCCCCGACCAGGTTCCCCTGGTCCCTGGGATTGGAACTCGGCTTCCCGCCCGCACGCGTTCCCGCCACGCCCAGCCTAACCAACGAAGCCGAGCAACACCACCAAGCCGGACGCTATCGCGAGGCCGCCCAGTGCTGGCAGGATGTCGCGGACCTGTTGCAGGAAACCACTCCAGAGCGTATCTACCAGTGCCTAGGCGAGGCCATGACGCTCAACCGGCAGGGCTGGGGTGGCACGCGCGAGGACAATCACACCTGGGGCGACTGCCACAAGCACGATGTGCTGGCCTGGCTGCATGCCCAGCTTGGCACCGAGCAGTACCTGGAGATTGGCGTCGATGCCGGCCTGAGCCTGGCGCGCGCGCCCGGCCGAGCACGCGGCATCGACCCACGTCCCGATCTCCTGCTGCAAGCCCCTCTGAGTGAGCAAGCGCGGATCCTCACCTGCAGCAGCGACGCCTTCTTCCGCGACCAGGCCAAGACGGTGCTGCAACAACCGCCGGATCTGGTGTTCATCGATGGCATGCACCTGTTCGAGTTCGCCCTACGCGACCTGATCAACGTAGAGCGCCATGCCGCGCCGCATACGCTGGTCGCCATCGATGATATCTACCCCTGCCATCCCGGAATTCTGGGGACAGTTTACTTAACTCGTAGGGCGCCGCAGCTTTTAAAGCAACGGGCGAGACGGCTCAAATCCATTAAGCTAAAGGTGGGGGAATTCCAGGGACAGTTTACTGAATAG
- a CDS encoding putative toxin-antitoxin system toxin component, PIN family, translating into MTKPDPVPRIVLDTNVLFAGLYSSSGQSHRLLRAILDGRVRITLSTPLLFEYEDVLKRNQAVLGLSDVEINVILDNLCVVADLQAIYFLWRPCLPDAKDDMVLELAVAAKVPHIVSFNAKDFRPASGFGIAVITPKNLLETLP; encoded by the coding sequence ATGACCAAGCCTGATCCAGTCCCCCGTATTGTTCTCGATACCAACGTGCTGTTCGCCGGACTGTATTCGTCCAGCGGACAGTCCCACCGACTGCTCAGGGCGATCCTGGATGGTCGGGTGCGGATCACACTCTCGACACCGTTGTTGTTCGAGTACGAGGATGTCCTAAAACGCAATCAGGCCGTGCTGGGTCTGAGCGATGTCGAGATCAATGTCATCCTGGATAACCTCTGTGTGGTGGCCGATCTTCAGGCAATCTATTTCTTGTGGCGTCCCTGTTTGCCGGACGCCAAGGATGATATGGTCCTGGAACTGGCCGTCGCCGCCAAAGTGCCGCATATCGTGAGCTTCAACGCCAAGGATTTTAGACCGGCCTCCGGGTTTGGCATCGCGGTGATCACCCCGAAGAACCTATTGGAGACGCTACCGTGA
- a CDS encoding transposase — MAIGRRYVQTINKTYDRTGTLWDSRYKSSLIQADIYLLRCQRYIELNPVRADMVRDPGEYPWSSYRANGLGASDPLLSPHSLYLDLGDAPEARQAAYRELFRTGLDEAALAELRLAIQQSQPIGSERFLQQIEQMTGQRREARPRGRPRLEPEGSAVLPGQMELGL; from the coding sequence ATGGCCATCGGTCGGCGCTATGTGCAGACCATCAACAAGACCTATGATCGCACGGGCACCCTGTGGGATAGTCGCTACAAGTCCTCGCTGATCCAAGCCGACATCTATCTGCTGCGCTGCCAGCGCTATATTGAGCTAAACCCTGTGCGCGCGGACATGGTGCGCGATCCAGGAGAGTATCCTTGGAGTAGCTATCGGGCGAACGGGCTGGGCGCGAGCGATCCGCTGCTCTCCCCGCATTCGCTGTATCTGGATCTGGGCGACGCGCCCGAGGCCAGACAGGCGGCCTATCGGGAGCTGTTTCGCACCGGACTGGATGAGGCGGCACTCGCGGAGTTGCGCTTGGCCATCCAGCAGTCCCAGCCCATCGGCAGTGAGCGGTTCTTGCAGCAGATCGAACAGATGACTGGCCAACGCCGCGAGGCGCGCCCACGCGGGCGACCGCGCTTGGAGCCAGAGGGATCGGCGGTGTTGCCGGGGCAGATGGAGTTGGGGCTGTAA
- a CDS encoding UPF0175 family protein → MSQLILDVPDDSLLSLKWSDAAAAAEIRLAASMKLYELGRLSSGAAARLAGVPKTLFLSKLGDYGVDTFRLTENDLERQTSLA, encoded by the coding sequence ATGAGCCAATTGATCCTTGATGTTCCAGACGATTCCCTGCTTTCGCTTAAGTGGTCTGATGCAGCTGCCGCAGCCGAGATCCGTCTTGCGGCCTCAATGAAGCTCTACGAGCTTGGGCGTCTGTCATCCGGAGCCGCCGCGCGTCTCGCCGGTGTCCCGAAGACGCTGTTTCTGAGCAAACTGGGCGACTACGGTGTCGATACTTTCCGCCTGACCGAAAACGACTTGGAGCGCCAGACGTCCCTTGCCTGA
- a CDS encoding DUF2442 domain-containing protein, producing MESVVRVMPREDFTLELWFSTGDHRLFDMKPYLDRGVFTKLKDLSQFKRAYVAFDTVCWPDNLDIAPETLFDRSFPAEN from the coding sequence ATGGAAAGTGTTGTCCGTGTTATGCCCAGAGAAGACTTTACCCTTGAGCTTTGGTTCAGCACCGGAGACCACCGGCTTTTCGATATGAAGCCCTATTTGGATCGAGGTGTATTTACTAAACTGAAGGATTTGTCACAGTTCAAACGCGCCTATGTCGCCTTTGATACGGTCTGCTGGCCAGATAACTTAGATATTGCACCAGAGACCCTTTTTGATCGTTCATTTCCTGCTGAGAATTAA
- a CDS encoding PIN domain-containing protein has product MWQEYCDLLGRDVWSMKTTAEERQQVLAALAQRGRWVTIYYGWRPNLPDEADNHLVELALAGGAAGIVTHNVRDLRRGELVFDQLRLLTPAQCLEKWL; this is encoded by the coding sequence TTGTGGCAGGAGTATTGCGATCTGTTGGGGCGCGATGTATGGAGCATGAAGACCACTGCTGAAGAAAGGCAACAGGTGCTGGCGGCATTGGCTCAACGTGGTCGATGGGTGACGATTTATTATGGTTGGCGTCCCAATCTCCCCGATGAAGCAGACAACCACTTGGTGGAGCTTGCCCTGGCGGGAGGGGCTGCCGGAATCGTGACGCATAATGTGCGGGATCTTCGCCGAGGAGAACTGGTGTTTGATCAGCTGCGGTTGCTGACGCCTGCTCAATGTCTGGAGAAATGGTTATGA
- a CDS encoding ribbon-helix-helix protein, CopG family: MTTLTIRLPDDTAARLDSLARSRGLTTDKLGSLTFGMGNRFFTQQVKPKGWHTLLHQRDKRAGG, encoded by the coding sequence ATGACAACATTAACGATCCGCTTGCCGGACGACACGGCGGCGCGCTTGGACTCTTTGGCACGTAGTCGCGGACTCACCACCGACAAATTGGGCTCTCTTACGTTTGGTATGGGTAACCGATTTTTTACACAGCAGGTTAAGCCGAAAGGGTGGCACACGCTGCTGCATCAAAGGGACAAGCGGGCAGGCGGGTGA
- a CDS encoding type II toxin-antitoxin system RelE/ParE family toxin — MIGIFVAFNRPNTQSPLSFCLEVSDRAVMSWEVEYTNEFEQWWEDLTEREQIAVAASVGLLEARGPALGFPHSSGIEGSKHGHMRELRSQVGGKPLRTLYAFDPRRTAILLIGGDKTGDKRWYEVFVPMADRLYDEHLQQLRQEGLIDG; from the coding sequence TTGATCGGGATATTTGTTGCTTTCAACCGCCCAAATACGCAGTCTCCTCTCTCTTTTTGCCTTGAGGTATCTGATCGCGCTGTCATGAGCTGGGAAGTGGAATACACCAATGAATTCGAACAGTGGTGGGAAGACCTGACAGAACGCGAGCAAATTGCGGTGGCTGCGTCGGTTGGCTTGCTCGAGGCGCGTGGGCCGGCGTTGGGCTTTCCGCATAGCAGCGGCATCGAAGGTTCAAAACACGGTCACATGCGGGAGTTGCGCTCGCAAGTGGGCGGCAAACCTTTGCGTACGCTCTATGCTTTTGATCCGCGCCGCACCGCGATTCTACTGATCGGTGGCGACAAAACTGGCGATAAACGCTGGTATGAGGTGTTTGTACCGATGGCGGATCGACTCTATGACGAACATCTTCAGCAACTGCGACAGGAGGGGTTGATCGATGGCTAA
- a CDS encoding RpnC/YadD family protein has translation MTADTQATDTSDKPDYDSPWKEALERFFPEFLALLFPAIHAEIDWSKGVQFLDKEFQKIVCEAKTTRRYADKLVGVTRRDETPVWVLAHVEVQGDPQSDFAERMFTYNYKIRDAYQVPVASLAVLADTKRSFRPNSYSTALWDCRVQFDFPMVKLLDYATPERWAELEASDNVFALVVMAQIRAKVTDDAETLKRWKFRLMRLMYERGYERTLIEELFRLIDWMIRLPEELEAEFRQELYAYEEQYQMPYVTTVERAGIQKGEATILMAQLQEKFGADSLDAHRERISAAEPEELLQWSKRILSADSPETIFH, from the coding sequence ATGACAGCCGACACCCAAGCCACAGACACCAGCGACAAACCCGACTACGACAGCCCCTGGAAAGAGGCGCTGGAGCGGTTCTTTCCGGAGTTTCTCGCGCTGCTGTTTCCGGCCATCCATGCCGAGATCGACTGGTCAAAGGGCGTGCAGTTTCTCGACAAGGAATTCCAGAAGATCGTGTGCGAGGCCAAGACCACCCGGCGCTATGCGGATAAGCTCGTCGGCGTCACCCGCCGCGATGAGACGCCGGTGTGGGTGCTGGCCCATGTTGAAGTGCAAGGCGATCCGCAAAGCGACTTTGCCGAGCGGATGTTCACCTACAATTACAAAATCCGCGATGCCTACCAAGTGCCGGTCGCGAGTCTGGCGGTGCTGGCCGATACCAAGCGCAGTTTCCGCCCCAACAGCTACAGCACGGCGCTGTGGGACTGTCGGGTGCAATTCGACTTTCCGATGGTCAAACTGCTCGACTACGCCACCCCCGAGCGCTGGGCCGAGCTGGAAGCGAGCGACAATGTTTTTGCCTTGGTGGTGATGGCCCAAATCCGGGCCAAGGTGACCGACGATGCCGAGACCCTGAAACGCTGGAAATTCCGCTTGATGCGCCTGATGTACGAGCGCGGCTATGAGCGCACGCTGATTGAAGAACTCTTCCGCCTGATCGATTGGATGATCCGTCTGCCTGAAGAGCTGGAAGCAGAGTTTCGCCAAGAACTCTACGCCTACGAGGAGCAATACCAAATGCCATACGTGACGACTGTTGAGCGAGCCGGGATTCAGAAGGGCGAGGCCACCATCTTGATGGCTCAGCTGCAAGAGAAATTCGGTGCAGATTCACTCGACGCCCACCGCGAGCGCATCTCCGCCGCTGAGCCTGAAGAACTCCTGCAATGGTCCAAACGCATTCTCAGCGCCGACAGCCCCGAGACCATCTTCCACTGA
- a CDS encoding ISL3 family transposase: protein METTSLFSVALGLSAPWFVDDVRFDPVAGRIDFALGYQRGAHFPCPHCGTEHQPVHDTQAREWRHLNFFQYEAYLQAKVPRVRCAQCGKTTQIPVPWARPNTSFTQLMEALIVTLCRAMPVAGVARLLRVSDMRVWRVLESYVDAARAQEDFSSVKDIGLDETAARRGHHYISLFHDMEAERLVFATEGRKAEVVDQFAEDLEAHGGCAENIRSVCIDMSTAYQAGVAEHLPWADITFDEFHVIQMVNKAVDEVRRAEVKTEPGLKRSRYLWLKDKSDWTRRQIGQFADLRRLNLKTHRAWRIKEALREIFRTATSREEAEPLLKAWVSWARRCRLEPMKKVAQTIKDHWEGVLNAFDSRLTNGRVEAINGQIQAAKAKARGYGTVKHLITIAYLIAGKLTRLPACPFDAAACATLSA from the coding sequence ATGGAAACCACGTCGCTGTTCTCTGTTGCCCTGGGCTTGTCTGCTCCCTGGTTTGTCGATGATGTGCGCTTCGATCCAGTGGCTGGACGCATCGACTTCGCGCTCGGCTATCAACGTGGGGCGCACTTTCCCTGCCCGCATTGCGGCACCGAGCATCAGCCGGTTCATGACACCCAAGCGCGCGAATGGCGGCATCTGAACTTCTTCCAATACGAGGCGTATCTGCAGGCGAAGGTGCCGCGGGTGCGTTGCGCGCAGTGCGGCAAGACAACGCAAATTCCCGTGCCCTGGGCGCGGCCCAACACCAGCTTCACCCAACTGATGGAAGCCTTGATTGTGACCTTGTGCCGGGCCATGCCGGTGGCTGGGGTCGCGCGCTTGCTGCGCGTGAGCGACATGCGTGTGTGGCGCGTGCTGGAGTCCTATGTCGATGCCGCCCGTGCGCAGGAGGATTTCTCCAGCGTCAAGGACATCGGCCTCGATGAGACCGCCGCGCGGCGCGGACATCACTACATTAGCTTGTTCCATGATATGGAGGCTGAGCGACTGGTGTTCGCCACCGAGGGGCGCAAGGCGGAGGTGGTCGATCAATTCGCCGAGGATCTTGAGGCCCATGGCGGCTGCGCCGAGAACATCCGCTCGGTCTGCATCGATATGTCGACAGCTTATCAGGCCGGCGTCGCGGAACACTTGCCCTGGGCCGACATCACCTTCGATGAGTTCCATGTCATTCAAATGGTCAACAAAGCCGTTGATGAGGTGCGTCGCGCGGAGGTGAAAACCGAACCCGGTCTGAAGCGTTCGCGCTACCTATGGCTGAAGGACAAAAGCGACTGGACGCGCCGCCAGATCGGACAGTTTGCCGACCTGCGTCGGCTCAATCTCAAAACCCACCGTGCCTGGCGAATCAAGGAGGCGCTGCGCGAGATTTTCCGCACCGCGACCTCCCGTGAAGAAGCCGAACCCTTACTAAAAGCCTGGGTCAGTTGGGCGCGTCGCTGCCGCCTTGAGCCGATGAAGAAGGTCGCTCAGACGATCAAGGACCATTGGGAAGGCGTGCTTAACGCGTTCGATTCGCGCCTGACCAACGGTCGTGTTGAAGCCATCAATGGCCAGATCCAGGCCGCCAAAGCCAAAGCCCGTGGCTACGGCACGGTGAAGCATTTGATCACCATCGCCTACCTGATCGCCGGCAAGCTCACCCGCCTGCCCGCTTGTCCCTTTGATGCAGCAGCGTGTGCCACCCTTTCGGCTTAA
- a CDS encoding helix-turn-helix domain-containing protein yields the protein MLADMPLDALRRAQGCSHQRLAEQLHIQPSEIATIEKRTDLYLSALRSQIEAMGGQLEVIVRFPEGEVKVSHFANSTLSPFTRA from the coding sequence ATGTTGGCCGATATGCCCTTGGATGCACTTCGCCGAGCACAGGGTTGTTCCCATCAAAGGCTCGCAGAGCAGTTACATATTCAGCCCTCGGAGATTGCAACCATCGAGAAGCGCACGGATTTGTATCTGTCAGCCTTGCGCAGCCAGATTGAGGCGATGGGTGGTCAGCTTGAGGTGATTGTGCGGTTTCCTGAAGGGGAGGTTAAAGTCAGTCACTTTGCAAATTCAACCCTCAGCCCCTTCACCCGTGCTTGA
- a CDS encoding type II toxin-antitoxin system TacA family antitoxin, with amino-acid sequence MPSASSTARLEARISTDLHALLKRAAEIQGRTMTDFVVTAVTEAAQQAIEQAEVIRLSQADSQRFAEALLSPPQQTPAMERAFARHRALVAPE; translated from the coding sequence ATGCCATCCGCTTCGTCAACCGCTCGCCTTGAAGCACGGATCAGCACCGATCTCCATGCCTTACTCAAACGCGCCGCCGAAATCCAAGGTCGAACGATGACCGACTTTGTCGTCACCGCCGTCACCGAGGCCGCCCAACAGGCCATTGAGCAGGCCGAGGTCATCCGCCTGTCTCAGGCCGATTCCCAACGCTTTGCCGAAGCCCTGTTGTCGCCCCCACAGCAAACGCCGGCGATGGAGCGCGCCTTCGCGCGTCACCGAGCGCTGGTGGCGCCTGAGTGA
- a CDS encoding RpnC/YadD family protein: protein MTADTQATDTSDKPDYDSPWKEALERFFPEFLALLFPAIHAEIDWSKGVQFLDKEFQKIVCEAKTTRRYADKLVGVTRRDETPVWVLAHVEVQGDPQSDFAERMFTYNYKIRDAYQVPVASLAVLADTKRSFRPNSYSTALWDCRVQFDFPMVKLLDYATPERWAELEASDTVFALVVMAQIRAKVTDDAETLKRWKFRLMRLMYERGYERTLIEELFRLIDWMIRLPEELEAEFRQELYAYEEQYQMPYVTTVERAGIEKGVQQGEATILMAQLQEKFGADSLDAHRERISAAEPEELLQWSKRILSADSPETIFH, encoded by the coding sequence ATGACAGCCGACACCCAAGCCACAGACACCAGCGACAAACCCGACTACGACAGCCCCTGGAAAGAGGCGCTGGAGCGGTTCTTTCCGGAGTTTCTCGCGCTGCTGTTTCCGGCCATCCATGCCGAGATCGACTGGTCAAAGGGCGTGCAGTTTCTCGACAAGGAATTCCAGAAGATCGTGTGCGAGGCCAAGACCACCCGGCGCTATGCGGATAAGCTGGTCGGCGTCACCCGCCGCGATGAGACGCCGGTGTGGGTGCTGGCCCATGTTGAAGTGCAAGGCGATCCGCAAAGCGACTTTGCCGAGCGGATGTTCACCTACAATTACAAAATCCGCGATGCCTACCAAGTGCCGGTCGCGAGTCTGGCGGTGCTAGCCGATACCAAGCGCAGTTTCCGCCCCAACAGCTACAGCACGGCGCTGTGGGACTGTCGGGTGCAATTCGACTTCCCGATGGTCAAACTGCTCGACTACGCCACCCCCGAGCGCTGGGCCGAGCTGGAAGCGAGCGACACTGTTTTTGCCTTGGTGGTGATGGCCCAAATCCGGGCCAAGGTGACCGACGATGCCGAGACCCTGAAACGCTGGAAATTCCGCTTGATGCGCCTGATGTACGAGCGCGGCTATGAGCGCACGCTGATTGAAGAACTCTTCCGCCTGATCGATTGGATGATCCGTCTGCCTGAAGAGCTGGAAGCAGAATTTCGCCAAGAACTTTATGCCTACGAGGAGCAATACCAAATGCCATACGTGACGACTGTTGAGCGAGCCGGGATTGAGAAGGGAGTGCAGCAGGGCGAGGCCACCATCTTGATGGCTCAGCTGCAAGAGAAATTCGGTGCAGATTCACTCGACGCCCACCGCGAGCGCATCTCCGCCGCTGAGCCTGAAGAACTCCTGCAATGGTCCAAACGCATTCTCAGCGCCGACAGCCCCGAGACCATCTTCCACTGA
- a CDS encoding GNAT family N-acetyltransferase translates to MSEATFRIVALAADHDRRPFDSGCVALDRYFQRQVTQDIRRRVTACFVALTQEQRIAGYYTLASASLCLSELPAETAKKLPRYPSIPAVRLGRLAVHRAFHGQGLGGALLADALKRAARAEIAAFALVVEAKDEQAAAFYHHHGFIALSDSPHTLFLPLSKGLINRGNLSTRKPLPPTPPWITC, encoded by the coding sequence GTGAGCGAGGCGACCTTCCGCATCGTTGCGCTCGCTGCCGACCATGACCGCCGCCCGTTCGACAGTGGCTGCGTAGCACTCGACCGCTATTTTCAACGCCAAGTCACGCAGGATATCCGCCGTCGAGTGACGGCTTGCTTTGTCGCGCTCACCCAGGAACAGCGGATTGCCGGATACTATACGCTCGCATCGGCAAGCCTCTGCTTATCCGAGCTTCCCGCGGAAACGGCCAAGAAACTGCCCCGCTACCCCTCAATACCAGCCGTACGTCTGGGGCGCTTGGCGGTGCATCGCGCGTTCCACGGGCAAGGCCTTGGCGGCGCCCTGCTCGCTGACGCGCTGAAACGAGCGGCCCGCGCCGAGATTGCCGCTTTTGCGCTGGTCGTCGAGGCAAAGGACGAACAGGCTGCGGCCTTCTACCACCACCATGGCTTCATCGCATTGTCCGACTCACCGCACACCCTGTTTCTTCCCTTGTCCAAAGGCCTGATCAACCGTGGCAACCTCAGCACCCGGAAGCCTCTACCCCCAACGCCGCCGTGGATAACCTGTTGA
- a CDS encoding transposase yields the protein MTLELFRLIDWRVHLPEALEADFRQQLYAYEEQERMPYVTNVERVEIQKSEARTLLRLLDQKVCPEAAQAHRERIEAAELEQLGAWLDRVLSAETP from the coding sequence GTGACTCTCGAGTTATTCCGTTTGATCGACTGGAGGGTTCATCTACCGGAGGCGCTAGAAGCGGACTTTCGCCAACAACTCTATGCCTATGAGGAGCAGGAGCGTATGCCGTATGTGACCAACGTTGAACGAGTGGAGATTCAAAAGAGCGAAGCCAGGACACTGCTGCGCCTGCTCGATCAGAAAGTCTGTCCCGAAGCCGCACAAGCCCACCGCGAGCGCATCGAAGCCGCCGAGTTGGAGCAGTTGGGAGCCTGGCTCGATCGCGTCCTTAGCGCCGAGACCCCTTAG